One part of the Symphalangus syndactylus isolate Jambi chromosome 1, NHGRI_mSymSyn1-v2.1_pri, whole genome shotgun sequence genome encodes these proteins:
- the UCN2 gene encoding urocortin-2: MTRCALLVLMVLMLGRVLVVPVTPIPTFQLCPQNSPQTTPRPAASESPSAAPTWPWAAQSHRSPARHPGSRIVLSLDVPIGLLQILLEQARARAAREQATTNARILARVGRR; the protein is encoded by the coding sequence ATGACCAGGTGTGCTCTGCTGGTGCTGATGGTCCTGATGTTGGGCAGAGTCCTGGTTGTCCCAGTGACCCCTATCCCAACCTTCCAGCTCTGCCCTCAGAATTCTCCCCAGACCACTCCCCGACCTGCAGCCTCAGAGAGCCCCTCAGCTGCTCCCACATGGCCGTGGGCTGCCCAGAGCCACCGCAGCCCCGCCCGCCACCCTGGCTCGCGCATTGTCCTATCGCTGGATGTCCCCATCGGCCTCTTGCAGATCTTACTGGAGCAAGCCCGGGCCAGGGCTGCCAGGGAGCAGGCCACCACCAACGCCCGCATCCTGGCCCGTGTCGGCCGCCGCTGA